Proteins encoded within one genomic window of Brienomyrus brachyistius isolate T26 chromosome 22, BBRACH_0.4, whole genome shotgun sequence:
- the ndufb7 gene encoding NADH dehydrogenase [ubiquinone] 1 beta subcomplex subunit 7 produces MGAHLARTYITERDTEPDPLKPSSFDPQFGFGERKEREMVATQEQMKLAQLPLVQRDYCAHHLIKLMKCKRDNWPNFLACQHERHDWDYCEHQDYVMRMKEYERERRLLKRKKRLEEAQVA; encoded by the exons ATGGGGGCTCATCTGGCCCGAACGTATATTACGGAAAGGGATACCGAACCGGACCCTTTAAAACCCTCCAGTTTCGACCCACAGTTTGGATTTGGCGAAAGAAAAGAGAGAG AGATGGTGGCCACGCAGGAGCAGATGAAGCTGGCCCAGCTGCCTCTCGTCCAGCGTGATTACTGTGCTCACCACCTCATAAAGCTCATGAAGTGCAAGAGGGACAACTGGCCCAACTTCCTGGCCTGCCAGCATGAACGGCACGACTGGGACTACTGCGAGCATCAAGA CTACGTGATGCGGATGAAGGAGTACGAACGAGAGCGCAGGCTGCTGAAGAGGAAGAAGAGGCTGGAGGAGGCTCAGGTCGCGTGA
- the LOC125717591 gene encoding very-long-chain enoyl-CoA reductase-like, which produces MDSLALEAKGAKSDVVTAPVTPGRKPKPAKKAKKAVFFEVEILDGKTKEKLLLLDKVEPNATIAEIKSMFHKCHPQWYPARQSLRLDPKGKCLKDEDVLQQLPVGTTATFYFRDLGAQITWVTVFLTEYVGPLLIYLMFYFRVPFIYAPKYDFTTSKHWVVHLACMCHSFHYVKRLLETLFVHRFSHGTMPLRNIWQNCTYYWGFAAWMAYYINHPLYTPPIYGEQQVKTALVIFLLCQIGNFSIHVALRNLRPPGSKTRKIPYPTRNPFTWIFLLVSCPNYTYEVGAWLGFTVMTQCLPVAFFTAVGFIQMTVWARGKHRSYLKEFRDYPSIRSPILPFLL; this is translated from the exons ATGGATTCCCTGGCATTAGAGGCTAAGGGTGCCAAAAGTGATGTCGTCACTGCACCGGTGACCCCCGGCAGGAAGCCCAAACCTGCCAAAAAGGCCAAGAAAGCTGTTTTCTTTGAGGTGGAGATCCTGGATGGTAAGACCAAGGAGAAGCTGCTGTTGCTGGACAAG GTGGAGCCTAACGCCACCATCGCCGAAATCAAGTCCATGTTCCATAAGTGCC ATCCGCAGTGGTATCCGGCTCGACAATCCTTACGCTTGGACCCTA AGGGAAAATGCCTGAAAGATGAGGACGTCCTACAGCAGCTCCCTGTTGGGACAACCGCCACCTTCTACTTCCGGGACCTGGGAGCCCAGATCACCTGGGTTACA GTGTTCCTCACCGAGTACGTCGGGCCTCTGCTCATCTACCTCATGTTCTACTTCCGGGTCCCCTTCATATACGCCCCCAAGTACGACTTCACCACCAGCAAGCACTGGGTCGTGCA CTTGGCCTGCATGTGTCACTCCTTCCACTACGTGAAACGACTCCTGGAGACCCTGTTCGTCCACCGCTTCTCGCACGGCACCATGCCGCTTCGCAACATCTGGCAG aatTGTACCTATTACTGGGGCTTCGCTGCATGGATGGCCTACTACATCAACCACCCCCTCTATACTCCTCCCA TCTACGGTGAGCAGCAGGTGAAAACAGCCCTGGTGATTTTCCTG ctctgTCAGATTGGCAACTTCTCCATCCATGTGGCCCTGCGTAACCTCCGACCCCCCG GCTCTAAGACCAGGAAGATCCCTTATCCAACAAGGAACCCCTTTACGTGGATCTTTCTGCTGGTTTCCTGCCCTAACTACACTTATGAG GTGGGCGCCTGGCTGGGCTTCACCGTGATGACCCAGTGCCTGCCCGTAGCCTTCTTCACCGCTGTTGGCTTCATCCAGATGACCGTATGGGCCAGGGGGAAGCATCGCAGCTACCTGAAGGAGTTCCGTGATTACCCCAGCATCCGCTCCCCGATATTGCCATTCCTCCTCTAG
- the LOC125717595 gene encoding dnaJ homolog subfamily B member 1-like isoform X2: MRGLKGSPRGGDSGASDFAYTFHGDPHAMFAEFFGGRNPFDHFFGKSGMDGDMDINDPFAGFGMGSMPGFQQAFRVRPGGAPVTRKKKDAPLVHNLQVSLEEVFSGCTKKMKISHRRLNADGRTTRREDKILTVEIHRGWKEGTRITFPREGDETTSNIPADVVFVVKDKPHPVFCREGSDIIYLMRIPLRDALCGCTVTVPTLDGRTITMTIRDVVKPGTKKRIAGEGLPLSKCPEKRGDLVLQFEVAFPERLSQGTRDTLSQVLPP; this comes from the exons ATGAGGG GTTTAAAGGGATCTCCTAGGGGTGGCGATTCAGGTGCTTCTGATTTCGCTTACACGTTCCACGGTGACCCGCATGCCATGTTTGCCGAGTTCTTCGGAGGACGTAACCCCTTCGACCACTTTTTTGGGAAAAGCGGGATGGATGGGGATATGGACATCAATGACCCTTTTGCTGGATTTGGCATGGGCAGCATGCCTGGCTTCCAGCAGGCCTTCAGGGTGCGGCCAGGGGGCGCCCCCGTGACCCGAAAGAAAAAGGACGCCCCTCTGGTGCACAACTTGCAGGTGAGCCTGGAGGAGGTGTTCTCCGGGTGCACCAAGAAGATGAAGATCTCCCACCGGCGGCTGAACGCCGACGGCCGGACGACACGCCGCGAGGACAAGATCCTGACCGTGGAGATCCACCGGGGATGGAAGGAGGGGACCAGGATCACCTTCCCCCGGGAAGGTGACGAGACaacctccaacatccccgccGACGTGGTGTTTGTGGTCAAGGACAAGCCACACCCCGTTTTCTGCAGGGAGGGCTCTGACATCATCTACCTCATGAGGATCCCCCTGAGAGAT gcacTCTGCGGCTGTACTGTCACGGTCCCCACACTGGATGGGCGGACTATCACCATGACGATCCGGGATGTGGTCAAGCCTGGGACAAAGAAGCGCATCGCTGGAGAGGGCCTGCCTCTGTCCAAGTGCCCCGAGAAGAGGGGTGACCTGGTGCTCCAGTTCGAGGTGGCGTTCCCCGAACGGCTGAGCCAAGGGACCCGTGATACTCTCAGCCAGGTGCTCCCGCCCTGA
- the LOC125717595 gene encoding dnaJ homolog subfamily B member 1-like isoform X1, with translation MGKDYYRLLGVQKDASDDEIKKAYRRQALRYHPDKNKSPGAEEKFKEIAEAYDVLSDKKKRDLYDLHGEEGLKGSPRGGDSGASDFAYTFHGDPHAMFAEFFGGRNPFDHFFGKSGMDGDMDINDPFAGFGMGSMPGFQQAFRVRPGGAPVTRKKKDAPLVHNLQVSLEEVFSGCTKKMKISHRRLNADGRTTRREDKILTVEIHRGWKEGTRITFPREGDETTSNIPADVVFVVKDKPHPVFCREGSDIIYLMRIPLRDALCGCTVTVPTLDGRTITMTIRDVVKPGTKKRIAGEGLPLSKCPEKRGDLVLQFEVAFPERLSQGTRDTLSQVLPP, from the exons ATGGGTAAAGATTATTACCGACTGCTGGGCGTGCAGAAGGACGCCTCGGACGACGAAATCAAAAAGGCATATCGCAGGCAAGCCTTGCGGTACCACCCGGACAAGAACAAGTCACCCGGAGCCGAGGAGAAATTTAAAGAGATTGCAGAAGCTTATGATGTCCTGAGCGACAAGAAGAAGCGGGACCTTTACGACTTACACGGGGAGGAAG GTTTAAAGGGATCTCCTAGGGGTGGCGATTCAGGTGCTTCTGATTTCGCTTACACGTTCCACGGTGACCCGCATGCCATGTTTGCCGAGTTCTTCGGAGGACGTAACCCCTTCGACCACTTTTTTGGGAAAAGCGGGATGGATGGGGATATGGACATCAATGACCCTTTTGCTGGATTTGGCATGGGCAGCATGCCTGGCTTCCAGCAGGCCTTCAGGGTGCGGCCAGGGGGCGCCCCCGTGACCCGAAAGAAAAAGGACGCCCCTCTGGTGCACAACTTGCAGGTGAGCCTGGAGGAGGTGTTCTCCGGGTGCACCAAGAAGATGAAGATCTCCCACCGGCGGCTGAACGCCGACGGCCGGACGACACGCCGCGAGGACAAGATCCTGACCGTGGAGATCCACCGGGGATGGAAGGAGGGGACCAGGATCACCTTCCCCCGGGAAGGTGACGAGACaacctccaacatccccgccGACGTGGTGTTTGTGGTCAAGGACAAGCCACACCCCGTTTTCTGCAGGGAGGGCTCTGACATCATCTACCTCATGAGGATCCCCCTGAGAGAT gcacTCTGCGGCTGTACTGTCACGGTCCCCACACTGGATGGGCGGACTATCACCATGACGATCCGGGATGTGGTCAAGCCTGGGACAAAGAAGCGCATCGCTGGAGAGGGCCTGCCTCTGTCCAAGTGCCCCGAGAAGAGGGGTGACCTGGTGCTCCAGTTCGAGGTGGCGTTCCCCGAACGGCTGAGCCAAGGGACCCGTGATACTCTCAGCCAGGTGCTCCCGCCCTGA
- the LOC125717595 gene encoding dnaJ homolog subfamily B member 1-like isoform X3, whose translation MFAEFFGGRNPFDHFFGKSGMDGDMDINDPFAGFGMGSMPGFQQAFRVRPGGAPVTRKKKDAPLVHNLQVSLEEVFSGCTKKMKISHRRLNADGRTTRREDKILTVEIHRGWKEGTRITFPREGDETTSNIPADVVFVVKDKPHPVFCREGSDIIYLMRIPLRDALCGCTVTVPTLDGRTITMTIRDVVKPGTKKRIAGEGLPLSKCPEKRGDLVLQFEVAFPERLSQGTRDTLSQVLPP comes from the exons ATGTTTGCCGAGTTCTTCGGAGGACGTAACCCCTTCGACCACTTTTTTGGGAAAAGCGGGATGGATGGGGATATGGACATCAATGACCCTTTTGCTGGATTTGGCATGGGCAGCATGCCTGGCTTCCAGCAGGCCTTCAGGGTGCGGCCAGGGGGCGCCCCCGTGACCCGAAAGAAAAAGGACGCCCCTCTGGTGCACAACTTGCAGGTGAGCCTGGAGGAGGTGTTCTCCGGGTGCACCAAGAAGATGAAGATCTCCCACCGGCGGCTGAACGCCGACGGCCGGACGACACGCCGCGAGGACAAGATCCTGACCGTGGAGATCCACCGGGGATGGAAGGAGGGGACCAGGATCACCTTCCCCCGGGAAGGTGACGAGACaacctccaacatccccgccGACGTGGTGTTTGTGGTCAAGGACAAGCCACACCCCGTTTTCTGCAGGGAGGGCTCTGACATCATCTACCTCATGAGGATCCCCCTGAGAGAT gcacTCTGCGGCTGTACTGTCACGGTCCCCACACTGGATGGGCGGACTATCACCATGACGATCCGGGATGTGGTCAAGCCTGGGACAAAGAAGCGCATCGCTGGAGAGGGCCTGCCTCTGTCCAAGTGCCCCGAGAAGAGGGGTGACCTGGTGCTCCAGTTCGAGGTGGCGTTCCCCGAACGGCTGAGCCAAGGGACCCGTGATACTCTCAGCCAGGTGCTCCCGCCCTGA
- the gipc1 gene encoding PDZ domain-containing protein GIPC1: protein MPLGLGRRKKAPPLVENEEAEPIRAGLDVAGLDGVGAGGAREGASLGTVTPGLPPPPASLRPRLVFHTQLAHGSPTGRIEGFSNVRELYAKIGEAFGIPPADVMFCTLNTHKVDMEKLLGGQIGLEDFIFAHVKGQRKEVDVFKGEDALGLTITDNGAGYAFIKRIREGSIVHQMQLVNVGDMIESINGKSLIGCRHYEVAKMLKDLPRGRNFCLKLVEPLKAFDMISQRSGGARAGSGGGQLGTGRGTLRLRSKGPATVEELPSAFEEKAIEKVDDLLESYMGIRDSELAATMVELGKDKRNPDEFAEALDETLGDFAFPDEFVFDVWGAIGDAKVGRL, encoded by the exons ATGCCACTGGGTCTGGGTCGGAGGAAGAAGGCTCCGCCGCTTGTGGAGAACGAGGAGGCGGAGCCGATTCGGGCGGGCCTTGACGTGGCGGGGCTGGACGGCGTGGGGGCCGGCGGCGCCCGGGAGGGGGCCTCCCTAGGGACGGTCACCCCGGGTCTCCCCCCACCTCCCGCCAGCCTCAGGCCGCGGCTGGTTTTCCACACGCAGCTGGCCCACGGGAGTCCGACCGGGCGCATCGAAGGCTTCAGCAACGTGCGGGAACTTTACGCCAAGATCGGGGAAGCCTTCGGGATTCCGCCGGCTGAT GTGATGTTCTGCACACTGAACACCCACAAGGTGGACATGGAGAAGTTGCTGGGCGGCCAAATCGGGCTGGAGGATTTCATCTTCGCCCATGTGAAGGGCCAGAGGAAGGAGGTGGATGTATTTAAGGGCGAGGACGCCCTGGGGCTCACCATCACGGACAACGGGGCCGGATATGCTTTCATCAAG AGAATTAGAGAAGGAAGCATCGTTCACCAAATGCAACTTGTCAACGTCGGGGACATGATCGAATCCATCAACGGAAAGAGTCTGATTGGCTGTCGGCACTACGAAGTCGCCAAGATGCTGAAGGACCTGCCCAGGGGGCGGAACTTCTGCCTCAAACtggtggagcccctgaaggccTTTG ATATGATCAGCCAGCGATCTGGGGGTGCCCGAGCTGGATCCGGGGGGGGCCAGTTGGGGACGGGGAGAGGGACACTGCGTCTGAGGTCCAAGGGGCCTGCTACTGTGGAGGAATTG CCATCTGCTTTTGAAGAGAAGGCCATTGAAAAGGTTGATGACCTCCTGGAGAGCTACATGGGAATCAGAGACAGTGAGCTGG CGGCCACCATGGTGGAGCTGGGCAAGGACAAACGTAACCCTGATGAGTTCGCCGAGGCACTGGACGAGACCCTGGGCGACTTCGCCTTCCCTGACGAGTTCGTGTTCGACGTCTGGGGGGCCATTGGCGACGCCAAGGTGGGCCGGCTGTGA
- the trim35-12 gene encoding E3 ubiquitin-protein ligase TRIM39: protein MSLRPRAASQPGRPTPVQSPGLSHLQRRRASSSRTAARLEEELTCPVCCEIFREPVVLKCSHSFCRSCLRHFWQRNPGGRECPVCRRKCSLTEPPVSLALKNVAESFVQQQGSSPESGAGGTAAPVEPKVQCGLHGEPVKLFCQDDEEVLCFVCQTSRRHAGHRVCPLDEAAPDLKAELKQDLGPLKKSLRHLYEAKQECDDSAVHIKNQMQWAEQQIKDEFEQLYQFLRTEEAGRLAALREEHDRKCQLVKRKTDGLTRDILSLSHTIIAIDNEVAASDSLFLQNYKNTKKRTQCTIQEPGKIPGALINVAQHLGNLKYRVWEKMLGIVKYTPVMLDPNTAYAWLSLSSDLTSVTNSGAVQEVPDNPERFDHLVFVLGAEGFLSGRHVWEVEVGNKEDWVLGVVKESVNRKGKMSGRPEDGFWTISHCEGEFTAMTTPRTPLKLNGPLERVSVQLDYNSGLVSFSNPLTMTAIYTFKDHFTERMFPFFCPGANINGNNSKPLSVSPVKVAVWNSATW from the exons ATGTCTCTACGTCCACGTGCAGCATCGCAGCCTGGGAGGCCAACGCCTGTGCAGAGTCCCGGGCTGAGCCACTTGCAGCGTCGCCGGGCCTCGTCGAGCCGGACCGCGGCCCGCCTGGAGGAGGAGCTGACGTGCCCGGTGTGCTGCGAAATCTTCCGTGAACCCGTGGTGCTCAAGTGCAGCCACAGTTTCTGCCGCTCCTGCCTGCGGCACTTCTGGCAGCGTAACCCGGGAGGGCGCGAGTGCCCCGTTTGCCGGCGCAAATGCTCGCTGACGGAGCCTCCCGTCAGCCTGGCGCTTAAGAACGTGGCTGAGAGTTTCGTGCAGCAGCAGGGCTCCAGCCCGGAATCCGGGGCGGGGGGCACCGCTGCCCCCGTCGAGCCCAAGGTGCAGTGCGGCCTGCACGGGGAGCCGGTGAAGCTCTTCTGCCAGGATGACGAAGAGGTGCTCTGCTTTGTCTGCCAGACGTCCCGGAGGCACGCAGGACACCGGGTGTGTCCGCTGGACGAGGCCGCGCCCGACCTCAAG GCGGAACTGAAGCAAGACTTGGGACCTCTGAAGAAAAGCCTGAGGCACCTTTACGAAGCGAAGCAAGAATGCGACGACTCGGCCGTGCACATCAAG AACCAGATGCAGTGGGCCGAGCAGCAGATCAAAGACGAGTTTGAGCAGCTTTACCAGTTCCTGCGGACCGAAGAGGCTGGCCGACTGGCAGCCCTCAGGGAGGAGCACGACAGGAAGTGCCAGCTGGTGAAGAGGAAGACGGACGGCCTGACGCGGGACAttctctcgctctctcacaCCATCATCGCCATCGACAACGAGGTCGCCGCCAGTGACAGCCTGTTTCTCCAG aattaCAAGAACACCAAAAAAAG aacccaatgcaCCATACAGGAACCAGGGAAGATTCCAGGCGCCCTGATCAATGTGGCTCAACACCTGGGCAACCTGAAGTATAGGGTTTGGGAGAAGATGTTGGGGATTGTTAAGTACA CCCCAGTgatgctggaccccaacaccgCCTACGCCTGGCTTTCCCTGTCTAGTGACCTGACGAGCGTGACCAACAGCGGGGCCGTCCAGGAGGTGCCCGACAACCCTGAGCGTTTCGACCACCTGGTCTTCGTCCTAGGCGCGGAGGGCTTCTTGTCGGGCCGACACGTCTGGGAGGTGGAGGTGGGAAACAAGGAGGACTGGGTCCTCGGCGTGGTCAAAGAATCTGTCAACAGGAAAGGGAAGATGTCGGGCAGACCTGAGGACGGCTTCTGGACCATCTCGCACTGCGAGGGGGAGTTTACTGCCATGACCACGCCCCGCACCCCCCTCAAACTGAACGGCCCCTTGGAGAGGGTCAGTGTACAGCTGGACTACAACTCTGGCCTGGTGTCCTTCTCCAACCCACTGACCATGACGGCTATATACACCTTTAAGGACCACTTCACAGAGAGGATGTTCCCGTTCTTCTGTCCTGGTGCAAACATCAATGGCAACAACTCCAAGCCGTTGAGTGTCtctccggtgaaagtggcagtGTGGAACAGTGCCACCTGGTGA